A region of Paenimyroides aestuarii DNA encodes the following proteins:
- a CDS encoding NifU family protein translates to MFKINIKDTQNPAIIKFEFPDFISYGSNFEFKNIDETANSPLARQLFYLPFVKTVYISGNFVAVERFSIVEWSDVQDEVKKQIEDFVTNGGKVLIETEATSSKKIPVTVYGETTPNPGVLKFVSNKLLTKTAVEFKNIDDAKPSPLAIELFKLPYVKEVFIDENYVSVTKFDAYQWDEITLEVRSFIKQFIENGGTVIDESLISQTKEHEQQQEDYFENLDVTSQQIINILEEYVKPAVQSDGGNITFESYDDTSKLVTVTLKGACSGCPSSTFTLKNGIENMLRQMLQNNDIVVEALNG, encoded by the coding sequence ATGTTTAAAATAAATATAAAGGACACTCAAAACCCCGCTATAATTAAATTTGAATTCCCAGATTTTATAAGCTATGGAAGCAATTTTGAGTTTAAAAACATCGATGAAACGGCAAATTCGCCTTTGGCACGTCAACTTTTTTATCTCCCTTTTGTAAAAACGGTTTACATTTCAGGAAATTTTGTTGCGGTAGAGCGTTTTTCGATTGTAGAATGGAGTGATGTGCAAGACGAAGTTAAAAAGCAAATTGAAGATTTTGTTACCAATGGTGGCAAAGTACTGATAGAAACAGAAGCAACTTCTTCTAAAAAAATTCCGGTAACAGTGTATGGCGAAACCACACCAAACCCGGGCGTACTAAAATTTGTATCAAACAAACTACTCACCAAAACAGCGGTGGAATTTAAGAATATCGATGACGCTAAACCATCACCCTTGGCAATAGAGTTGTTTAAATTGCCTTATGTAAAAGAAGTTTTTATTGATGAAAATTACGTTTCGGTAACAAAATTTGATGCGTATCAATGGGATGAAATTACATTAGAAGTGCGCTCATTTATTAAACAATTCATTGAAAATGGCGGAACGGTTATCGATGAGAGTTTAATTTCGCAAACAAAAGAGCACGAACAACAACAAGAAGACTATTTTGAAAATTTAGATGTAACCTCTCAACAAATCATCAATATTTTAGAAGAATATGTAAAACCAGCTGTGCAATCAGACGGTGGTAATATCACCTTCGAAAGCTATGACGACACCAGCAAACTTGTTACTGTAACGCTAAAAGGCGCATGTAGCGGGTGCCCGTCATCAACTTTTACGTTAAAAAATGGTATCGAAAATATGCTGCGACAAATGCTTCAAAACAATGATATTGTGGTGGAAGCATTAAACGGTTAA
- a CDS encoding thioredoxin domain-containing protein, whose amino-acid sequence MQNQLKNAHSPYLLQHAQNPVFWQMWNTQNRNFAKESNKLLIISIGYAACHWCHVMEKECFEDNEVAHVMNASFTSFKIDREELPAIDAYYMQALQLMTKQGGWPLNIVALPNGLPVWGATYVPKAQWIDVLEQLAELFASNPEKMYEYAEKLQNGISLANNMLEIYPKQSTQFDFNPLLSNWKKSFDDEFGGYQRAPKFMMPTNLNFLYQYGIATNDASLTQHVELTLSKMAYGGLFDVLEGGFSRYSVDHKWHIPHFEKMLYDNAQLLTTYSKAYLRTNNTLYKNVVEKTVAFVTKNWQDASGGFYAAYDADSFNTENKLQEGAYYFWQKNELQDLIDPSEWNLFADVFSINTDGFWEEAQAYVLFQKEDLAVIAKKYHLNLNHLEQLKMNWEQLLLKNREKRTKPLLDDKIITSWNAQLLTGLLMAERIIPSQKINQSIASLTHFLQTKAFQNNQLGRVFKNNKLYIDGTLEDYAFTIEAFIQLFNKTQQQQHLQFAQELTFYALDVFFDEKQGFFKASKDNSLGTVFEIEDNVIPSGNAIMARNLFYLGFLFKNEYFTKVSNEMIERVLAQINYASAYSEWLTNYLLVTNHFEYIILKDVSQEEFRAIYEANKHQIILNNSLNIPILDGYKNQTKKFQVCTLHSCQIETNDFTKILN is encoded by the coding sequence ATGCAAAATCAGCTTAAAAACGCACATTCCCCCTATTTGCTGCAACATGCCCAAAATCCTGTTTTTTGGCAAATGTGGAATACCCAAAACAGAAATTTTGCAAAAGAATCCAATAAATTACTCATCATTAGTATTGGATATGCCGCTTGCCATTGGTGCCACGTGATGGAAAAAGAGTGTTTTGAAGACAATGAAGTTGCACATGTGATGAATGCTTCTTTTACCAGTTTTAAGATTGACCGCGAAGAATTACCGGCAATAGACGCATATTATATGCAGGCATTACAGCTAATGACCAAGCAAGGTGGCTGGCCGCTAAACATTGTAGCTTTGCCAAATGGTTTGCCTGTGTGGGGCGCCACTTATGTACCTAAAGCGCAATGGATAGATGTTTTAGAACAATTAGCCGAACTTTTTGCAAGCAACCCTGAAAAAATGTATGAATATGCAGAAAAACTTCAGAATGGTATTTCGCTTGCCAATAATATGTTAGAAATTTATCCAAAACAATCAACACAATTTGACTTTAATCCTCTTTTGTCTAACTGGAAAAAAAGTTTCGATGATGAGTTTGGTGGTTATCAACGGGCACCAAAATTCATGATGCCTACTAATTTGAATTTTCTTTATCAATATGGAATTGCAACAAACGATGCTTCCTTAACCCAGCATGTAGAGCTCACACTTTCTAAAATGGCTTATGGTGGTTTGTTTGACGTGCTTGAAGGTGGCTTTTCGCGCTATAGTGTTGATCACAAATGGCACATTCCCCACTTTGAAAAAATGTTGTATGACAATGCCCAACTGCTCACAACCTATTCCAAAGCATATCTTCGCACAAATAACACATTGTATAAAAATGTTGTAGAAAAAACAGTTGCATTCGTTACAAAAAATTGGCAAGATGCTTCGGGTGGATTTTATGCCGCATACGATGCCGATAGTTTTAATACCGAAAATAAATTGCAAGAAGGTGCTTACTATTTTTGGCAAAAAAACGAACTTCAGGATTTAATTGACCCAAGTGAATGGAATTTGTTTGCAGATGTTTTTTCAATTAATACCGATGGATTTTGGGAAGAAGCACAGGCGTATGTTTTATTTCAAAAAGAAGATTTAGCCGTAATTGCCAAAAAATATCATTTAAACCTCAACCATCTTGAACAACTAAAGATGAATTGGGAGCAACTTTTGTTGAAAAATCGAGAAAAAAGAACAAAGCCATTGCTTGATGACAAAATCATCACCTCGTGGAACGCTCAACTTTTAACTGGTTTATTAATGGCAGAAAGAATCATTCCCTCACAAAAAATCAACCAAAGTATCGCATCTTTGACTCATTTTCTGCAAACAAAAGCCTTTCAAAACAATCAATTAGGAAGAGTTTTTAAAAACAATAAATTGTATATCGATGGCACATTAGAAGATTATGCGTTTACCATTGAAGCTTTTATCCAGCTTTTCAATAAAACACAGCAACAGCAGCACCTGCAGTTTGCTCAAGAACTTACCTTTTATGCTTTAGATGTATTTTTTGATGAAAAACAAGGCTTTTTTAAAGCATCGAAAGATAACTCACTTGGTACGGTTTTTGAAATAGAAGACAATGTGATACCATCGGGCAATGCAATCATGGCTCGAAATTTATTTTATTTGGGATTTCTTTTTAAAAACGAATATTTCACAAAAGTTTCCAATGAAATGATTGAAAGGGTGCTTGCACAAATCAATTACGCCAGTGCTTATTCGGAATGGTTAACAAACTATTTATTAGTTACCAATCATTTTGAGTACATCATTTTGAAAGATGTTTCACAAGAAGAATTCCGTGCTATTTATGAAGCAAATAAGCATCAAATAATACTGAATAATTCATTAAATATTCCTATTTTAGACGGCTATAAAAATCAAACCAAAAAATTTCAAGTTTGTACATTACATAGTTGCCAAATAGAAACAAACGATTTTACTAAAATTTTAAATTAA
- the tsaB gene encoding tRNA (adenosine(37)-N6)-threonylcarbamoyltransferase complex dimerization subunit type 1 TsaB: MVYILNIETATKNCSVSVGANGTTIAFKELSEEQFNHAEKLHVFIKDVLNQASLDLSQLHAVAVSKGPGSYTGLRIGVSAAKGLCYALDIPLIAVDTLAVLAAQISVANGLIIPMIDARRMEVFTQQFNEHNKAITPAEALIIDETAFADKSGNIHLVGDGALKCKTVLTSDTFVFHEDVVYPSAKQMSPLSYEKFQQNDFVDVAYFEPYYLKDFMLTTKKITN; the protein is encoded by the coding sequence ATGGTTTATATTTTAAATATCGAAACAGCTACAAAGAATTGCTCTGTAAGTGTTGGTGCCAATGGAACAACCATCGCTTTTAAAGAACTTTCCGAAGAGCAATTTAATCATGCCGAAAAATTGCATGTGTTTATTAAAGATGTTTTAAACCAAGCTTCTCTTGATTTATCGCAATTGCATGCAGTAGCAGTTAGTAAAGGTCCGGGTTCATATACCGGTTTGCGAATTGGTGTTTCTGCTGCAAAAGGCTTGTGTTATGCCTTGGATATTCCCTTAATTGCTGTGGATACATTGGCAGTTTTGGCAGCACAAATTTCTGTTGCAAACGGTTTGATAATTCCAATGATCGACGCCCGAAGAATGGAAGTTTTCACCCAACAATTTAATGAACACAACAAAGCAATTACCCCTGCCGAAGCTTTAATTATTGATGAAACTGCTTTTGCAGATAAAAGCGGAAATATTCATTTGGTGGGCGATGGTGCATTGAAATGTAAAACTGTTTTAACCAGTGATACATTTGTTTTCCATGAAGATGTTGTTTATCCTTCAGCAAAACAAATGAGTCCATTAAGTTATGAGAAGTTTCAGCAGAATGATTTTGTAGATGTGGCTTATTTTGAACCTTATTACCTTAAAGATTTTATGCTTACCACCAAAAAAATAACAAATTAG
- a CDS encoding DUF420 domain-containing protein, whose product MESAQIEKKYSIWIWILSIAIPVVVAVLFSVNLHDLGYNVKPLTFLPPIYATINGITAVLLVWAVRAIKKGNQSLHERLIKICIGCSVAFLAMYVAYHMTSVETKFGGEGALRYLYFFILITHILLSIIIIPFVLVTFVRGIAGAYQRHKKLARITYPMWLYVAVTGVIVYLMIAPYYVH is encoded by the coding sequence ATGGAAAGTGCACAAATTGAAAAAAAATACAGCATTTGGATTTGGATCTTGTCTATTGCCATTCCGGTTGTTGTAGCTGTTTTATTCAGTGTAAACCTACACGATTTGGGGTACAACGTGAAACCACTCACTTTTTTACCACCAATTTATGCAACTATAAACGGGATTACAGCTGTGTTGCTCGTTTGGGCTGTGCGTGCTATTAAAAAAGGAAACCAATCTTTGCATGAACGTTTAATAAAAATATGCATTGGCTGTTCGGTTGCTTTTTTGGCAATGTATGTGGCGTATCACATGACATCTGTAGAAACTAAATTTGGCGGAGAAGGTGCATTAAGATACCTTTACTTTTTTATTTTAATTACTCACATTCTTTTATCCATCATCATTATTCCATTTGTGTTGGTAACTTTTGTACGTGGTATTGCAGGTGCATATCAGCGTCACAAAAAATTGGCGCGCATCACCTATCCCATGTGGTTATATGTGGCCGTTACCGGCGTAATTGTATATTTAATGATTGCTCCGTATTATGTACACTAA
- a CDS encoding SCO family protein, producing the protein MKKNYSYIWISLVVLVFGIYFVPKIVNRFQNASVVESDRLNVANRNDLLEVGKAPAFSFINQNKETITNKDYDGKVYLVEFFFSTCPTICPIMNENMVKLQNEFQKEERFGIVSITIDPETDTPENLKEHAQFLGATMKNWHFLTGKEDDIFALSRKFNLYVGRNSEAPGGFEHSGLFALIDKNGIIRSRDISINGDFPYYDGTNEEGLKMLKEDIQQLIKE; encoded by the coding sequence ATGAAAAAGAACTATTCATACATTTGGATTTCACTGGTGGTTTTAGTTTTTGGTATTTACTTTGTACCAAAAATCGTAAACCGGTTTCAAAACGCATCGGTTGTAGAAAGCGATCGTTTAAATGTGGCAAACCGAAATGATTTACTAGAAGTGGGCAAAGCACCTGCTTTTTCATTCATCAATCAAAACAAGGAAACCATTACCAACAAAGATTATGATGGAAAGGTTTATTTGGTGGAATTTTTCTTTTCTACCTGTCCAACTATTTGTCCCATAATGAATGAAAATATGGTGAAGTTGCAAAACGAATTTCAGAAAGAAGAGCGTTTTGGAATTGTATCAATCACTATTGACCCAGAAACAGATACGCCCGAAAATTTAAAAGAACACGCGCAGTTTTTAGGTGCTACAATGAAAAACTGGCATTTTTTAACAGGGAAAGAAGACGATATTTTTGCCTTGTCGCGTAAATTTAATTTATATGTTGGCAGAAATAGCGAAGCTCCCGGCGGTTTTGAACATTCAGGCTTGTTTGCTTTGATTGATAAAAACGGAATAATTCGTTCAAGGGATATCAGTATAAACGGTGATTTTCCGTATTATGATGGAACCAACGAAGAAGGCTTAAAAATGCTTAAAGAAGATATTCAACAATTAATTAAAGAATAA